The proteins below come from a single Benincasa hispida cultivar B227 chromosome 4, ASM972705v1, whole genome shotgun sequence genomic window:
- the LOC120075985 gene encoding uncharacterized protein LOC120075985 has product MEKDHLRINSHGSFVNNNLNGRDRTAVDGSLLLRARSEAAAVAVAARPQPTSSEFVLQWGNRKRLRCMKVQVKAKDVSAAAPAHRTTVRVDRRVVRADKDSIITQNHHQASSNHNLNHSNGYLNLRQRPISPQPPVLPPPPAPSQRILRNSEISGTMRPQSNGGVRAITSPDRAAPDKRPPSHHDHHHKSAATSDTKKGGSSSGSGEALAPAPPQALPIWPPKFVIALTNKEKEEDFMAIKGSKLPQRPKKRAKIIQRTINLVSPGTWLCDLTLERYEVREKKISKKRPRGLKAIVNMESDSE; this is encoded by the exons ATGGAAAAAGACCATCTCAGAATCAATAGCCATGGCAGTTTCGTCAATAACAATCTCAACGGTAGGGATAGAACCGCCGTGGACGGTTCGCTGTTGTTACGAGCGAGATCTGAGGCCGCTGCCGTCGCCGTCGCAGCCAGGCCGCAACCCACGTCGTCGGAGTTCGTGTTACAATGGGGAAATCGGAAGCGTCTCCGGTGCATGAAAGTCCAGGTCAAGGCCAAGGATGTTTCCGCCGCAGCACCGGCTCACAGAACCACCGTCCGAGTGGACCGGCGGGTCGTTAGAGCCGATAAAGACTCGATTATAACACAGAACCACCACCAGGCGAGTTCCAATCATAACCTTAATCACAGTAATGGGTATTTGAATCTCCGTCAACGGCCGATTTCTCCTCAACCGCCAGTTCTACCGCCGCCGCCAGCTCCATCTCAGCGTATTCTAAG GAACTCTGAGATTTCCGGTACGATGAGACCCCAATCCAACGGCGGTGTCAGAGCAATTACTTCTCCGGACAGGGCGGCGCCGGATAAGAGACCACCGTCTCATCACGACCACCACCATAAATCCGCCGCTACCTCCGATACCAAAAAGGGTGGGTCGTCTTCCGGCAGCGGAGAAGCCCTAGCACCAGCACCCCCGCAAGCGCTGCCGATTTGGCCGCCGAAGTTCGTTATAGCTTTAACGAAcaaggagaaggaagaagattTCATGGCGATCAAAGGGTCAAAACTGCCTCAGAGACCCAAAAAACGAGCCAAAATTATTCAACGCACCATCAAT CTGGTGAGCCCAGGGACGTGGCTATGTGATTTAACGTTAGAGAGATACGAAGTAAGGGAGAAGAAGATTTCTAAAAAG AGACCAAGAGGACTCAAGGCAATAGTGAATATGGAGTCGGATTCGGAGTGA